The following proteins come from a genomic window of Buchnera aphidicola (Protaphis terricola):
- the pyrB gene encoding aspartate carbamoyltransferase: protein MRNTLYKKNIISINDLKRNELELVLKKSSLLKKKQEPNLLKNKIIASCFFEASTRTRLSFETAIYRLGASIIGFSDGNNISLRKKGETLADTISVISSYVDAIIIRHPQEGSARLAVEFSNGIPIFNAGDGSNQHPTQTLLDLFTIQETQMRLNYLNIAIVGDLKYGRTVHSLTQALAKYEKNKFFFISPDALIMPNHINDMLLEKGIRWERYQNIEEIISEIDILYMTRIQKERLESTEYASEKSKCVLHAKTLKNARNNLKILHPLPRIDEIDYDVDKTPYAWYFKQAANGIYARQAILSLVLIKNHFK from the coding sequence TTGAGAAATACTCTATATAAAAAAAATATAATTTCAATAAACGATCTTAAACGCAATGAATTAGAATTAGTATTAAAAAAATCTTCTCTTTTAAAAAAAAAACAAGAACCAAATTTACTAAAAAATAAAATTATTGCTAGTTGTTTTTTTGAAGCTTCAACACGAACAAGACTATCTTTTGAAACAGCAATTTATCGATTAGGCGCTTCAATAATCGGATTTTCTGACGGAAATAATATATCTTTAAGAAAAAAGGGGGAGACTTTAGCTGATACTATTTCAGTAATTAGCTCATATGTAGATGCTATCATTATTAGACACCCTCAGGAGGGATCAGCTCGGTTAGCTGTAGAATTTTCTAATGGAATTCCAATATTTAATGCTGGAGATGGATCTAATCAACATCCGACTCAAACACTTTTAGATTTATTTACTATTCAAGAAACACAAATGCGATTAAATTATTTAAATATTGCAATAGTAGGTGACTTAAAATATGGAAGAACTGTTCATTCGTTAACTCAAGCATTGGCAAAATATGAAAAAAATAAATTTTTTTTTATTTCACCTGATGCTTTGATTATGCCAAATCATATTAATGATATGCTTTTAGAAAAAGGAATTAGATGGGAAAGATATCAAAATATAGAAGAAATTATATCTGAAATTGATATTCTTTATATGACACGTATTCAAAAAGAAAGACTTGAATCTACTGAATATGCAAGTGAAAAATCAAAATGTGTATTGCATGCTAAAACTTTAAAAAATGCTCGTAATAATTTAAAAATATTACACCCTCTACCTCGTATAGATGAAATTGATTATGATGTAGATAAAACGCCATATGCTTGGTATTTTAAACAAGCAGCAAATGGTATTTATGCACGTCAAGCAATATTATCATTAGTTTTAATAAAAAATCATTTTAAATAA
- a CDS encoding valine--tRNA ligase — MEKIYNPKDIEEPIYNFWEKNGYFKPNNNLKKSSFCIIMPPPNITGNLHMGHAFQQTIMDVLIRYHRMQGDNTFWQVGTDHAGIATQVLVEREIFLKEKKTKKDYHRDDFIKKIWLWKNKYHSIVTQQMRRLGNSVDWDREKFTLDSDICHSVKKAFITFYKNNLIYQKKKLVHWDSKLETVISDLEVEHRLIKGSKWFIRYPILFNKKKNNFKIEYLIVSTTRPETLLGDTALAVNPKDIKYNKLIGQFAICPLVNRIIPIIGDNYADISQGTGCVKITPAHDFNDYQVGLRHKLPMINIFTNDGRIKINFDIYNYKGEISKIYSSLVPTKFKNLDIISARNAIVEEIKKLGYLEKVEICEILTPHSDRSGSIIQPMLTNQWYLKTSKLARLAITAVKEKKINFIPIQYEKMYLSWMNSIEDWCISRQLWWGHRIPVWYDYERNIYVGYNEDDIRKKYKLLNHIVLFQDEDVLDTWFSSGLWTFSTLGWPKKTEFLKIFHPTNVLVSGFDIIFFWIARMIMLTMYLIKDDFGISEVPFKNVYITGLIRDDKGSKMSKSKGNVIDPLDMIDGISLDDLIQKRTSNLFQPKLSNQIKQRTIKQFPNGIPPTGTDALRFTFCALASNTRDIKWDMNRLKGYRNFCNKLWNASRFVFINTKNHDFLNFKINNTILFINKWILIEFNNTVKLYRNALDNYRFDISANILYDFTWNIFCDWYLEFVKLIIKFGSSQDVFNTKNILIDILEKLIKLLHPMIPFITESIWQRIKKIKNIKERSIMLQSFPKYKNLLFDQKIILHMNFIRKIITFLRNIRSEMNINSKKLLSLFLKNTNFEQEKIIKENLLFLKNMAYLDIVKVVSKNYREPLLSIKKIIENVEIIIPMLKIIDKKIELNRLNKEIKKIKLKILLIQKKILNKNFICYAPKHIINKEKEELNNLNKVYLKLSHQIKIFNNIL, encoded by the coding sequence ATGGAAAAAATTTATAACCCTAAAGATATTGAAGAACCTATATATAATTTTTGGGAAAAAAATGGATACTTTAAACCTAATAATAATTTAAAAAAATCATCATTTTGCATTATTATGCCACCTCCTAATATCACTGGAAATTTACATATGGGGCATGCATTTCAGCAAACCATTATGGATGTATTAATTCGTTATCATCGGATGCAAGGAGATAATACTTTTTGGCAAGTTGGAACAGATCATGCTGGAATAGCTACTCAAGTTTTAGTAGAACGTGAAATATTTTTAAAAGAAAAAAAAACCAAAAAAGATTATCATCGAGATGATTTTATTAAAAAAATATGGTTATGGAAAAATAAATACCATTCTATTGTTACCCAACAAATGAGGCGTTTAGGAAATTCTGTAGATTGGGATCGTGAAAAGTTTACTTTAGATTCTGATATTTGTCATTCTGTTAAAAAAGCATTTATTACTTTTTATAAAAATAATTTAATATATCAAAAGAAAAAATTGGTACATTGGGATTCTAAATTAGAAACTGTTATTTCAGATTTAGAAGTTGAACATCGTTTAATTAAAGGTTCGAAATGGTTTATTCGATATCCAATTTTATTTAATAAAAAAAAAAATAATTTTAAGATAGAATATTTAATAGTTTCAACAACTAGACCTGAAACTTTATTAGGAGATACGGCTTTAGCAGTTAATCCAAAAGATATTAAATATAATAAATTAATTGGACAATTCGCTATATGTCCATTAGTTAATAGAATTATTCCAATCATTGGGGATAATTATGCAGATATAAGCCAAGGAACAGGTTGTGTAAAAATTACACCAGCACATGATTTTAATGATTATCAAGTAGGATTAAGACATAAATTACCAATGATTAATATTTTTACTAATGATGGAAGAATTAAAATTAATTTTGATATTTACAATTATAAAGGCGAGATATCTAAAATTTATAGCTCATTAGTTCCAACTAAATTTAAAAATTTAGATATTATATCTGCACGTAATGCAATTGTAGAAGAAATAAAAAAATTAGGATATTTAGAAAAAGTTGAAATATGTGAAATTCTTACTCCTCATAGCGATAGAAGTGGTTCAATTATTCAACCCATGCTCACTAATCAATGGTACTTAAAAACATCAAAATTAGCTAGATTAGCTATTACTGCAGTTAAAGAAAAGAAAATTAATTTTATTCCTATACAATATGAAAAAATGTATTTATCTTGGATGAATAGTATTGAAGATTGGTGTATTTCTCGTCAGTTGTGGTGGGGTCATCGTATTCCAGTTTGGTATGATTATGAAAGAAATATATATGTTGGATATAATGAAGATGATATACGTAAAAAATATAAATTATTAAATCATATTGTATTATTTCAAGATGAAGATGTTTTAGATACTTGGTTTTCTTCAGGATTATGGACTTTTTCAACATTAGGATGGCCTAAAAAAACAGAATTTTTAAAAATATTTCATCCAACTAATGTATTAGTAAGTGGTTTTGATATTATTTTTTTTTGGATAGCTAGAATGATTATGTTAACTATGTATCTTATTAAGGATGATTTTGGAATATCTGAAGTTCCTTTCAAAAATGTTTATATAACAGGTTTAATACGTGATGATAAAGGCAGTAAAATGTCAAAATCAAAAGGTAATGTGATTGATCCGTTAGATATGATAGATGGTATTTCTTTAGATGATTTAATTCAAAAAAGAACAAGTAATTTATTTCAACCTAAACTGTCCAATCAAATTAAACAACGCACTATAAAACAGTTTCCTAATGGAATTCCTCCTACAGGTACAGATGCATTACGTTTTACTTTTTGTGCTTTAGCATCAAATACACGTGATATAAAATGGGATATGAATAGATTAAAAGGATATCGAAATTTTTGTAATAAACTTTGGAACGCTAGTCGATTTGTTTTTATAAATACTAAAAATCATGATTTTTTAAATTTTAAAATAAATAATACAATATTATTTATAAATAAATGGATTTTAATAGAATTTAATAATACAGTAAAATTATACAGAAACGCATTAGATAATTATCGATTTGATATTTCAGCAAATATTTTATATGATTTTACATGGAATATTTTTTGTGATTGGTATTTAGAATTTGTTAAGTTGATTATAAAATTTGGTTCATCTCAAGATGTTTTTAATACAAAAAATATTTTAATTGATATCTTAGAAAAACTTATTAAATTACTACATCCTATGATTCCATTTATAACTGAATCAATTTGGCAAAGAATCAAAAAAATAAAAAACATTAAAGAAAGATCAATTATGCTACAATCTTTTCCAAAATATAAAAATTTGTTATTTGATCAAAAAATTATACTTCATATGAATTTTATAAGAAAGATAATTACCTTTTTAAGAAATATTCGATCTGAAATGAATATTAATTCTAAAAAATTATTATCATTATTTTTAAAAAATACAAATTTTGAACAAGAAAAAATTATTAAAGAAAATTTATTATTTTTAAAGAATATGGCTTATTTAGATATAGTTAAAGTTGTTTCTAAGAATTATAGAGAACCATTATTATCTATAAAAAAAATCATTGAAAATGTAGAAATTATAATTCCTATGCTTAAAATAATAGATAAAAAAATTGAATTAAATAGACTAAATAAAGAAATAAAAAAAATAAAATTAAAAATTTTATTAATTCAAAAAAAAATTTTAAATAAAAATTTTATATGTTACGCACCTAAACACATTATTAATAAGGAAAAAGAAGAATTAAATAATTTAAATAAAGTTTATTTAAAGTTATCTCATCAAATAAAAATTTTTAATAATATATTATAG
- a CDS encoding leucyl aminopeptidase: MKFVIKNFSLNQKETDCIIVGIFKSCELTITADNLNQLSNNYIKNILKTGDFRASIGTSLLLYNIPNILSKRVLLVGCGEKKIFNIFSIVKIIKNIIKTLNKYSIKHVIFALTELNIYTNNIYWFIRKIVNSIKNEIFKINTFLKKENYLELVVFHVEKQFLLLSKLALKHALAINLGLIEAKKLSNLPSNICNPLYLSLKAKDLSKKYKNKFTITCLDKNKMYDLGMHAYLAVSSGSNNPPYMSIIKYLNAKNINNKPIVLIGKGVTFDSGGISIKPSKNMHEMKYDMSGAAVVYGILIMAAELNLPLNIIGILAGCENMLDGKSFRPGDIITTMSGKTVEILNTDAEGRLILCDVLTYVKRFSPNIVIDIATLTGACVIALGNDITGLFSNNEDLSKNLEKASYQTNDQVWRLPLFKKYEKHLYSNVADFSNIGSQGAGAITAACFLSKFAKKYNWAHLDIAGTAWNSFNNTGSTGRPVELLSQFLLNMCQIKKN, from the coding sequence ATGAAGTTTGTTATAAAAAATTTTTCTTTAAATCAGAAAGAAACAGATTGTATTATTGTTGGTATTTTTAAATCTTGTGAATTAACAATAACTGCTGATAATTTAAATCAATTAAGTAATAATTATATTAAGAATATATTAAAAACAGGAGATTTTAGAGCTTCAATAGGTACAAGTTTATTATTATATAATATTCCCAATATTTTATCTAAAAGAGTTTTATTAGTTGGATGTGGAGAAAAAAAAATTTTTAATATATTTTCTATTGTGAAAATTATTAAAAATATTATAAAAACATTAAATAAATATTCGATTAAACATGTTATTTTTGCTTTAACTGAATTGAACATATATACTAATAATATATATTGGTTTATTCGTAAAATAGTTAATTCTATTAAAAATGAAATTTTTAAAATAAATACATTTTTAAAAAAAGAAAACTATTTAGAATTAGTTGTATTTCATGTAGAAAAACAATTTCTTTTACTATCTAAATTAGCTTTAAAGCATGCATTAGCAATTAATTTAGGATTAATTGAAGCAAAAAAGTTAAGTAATTTACCATCTAATATATGCAATCCTTTATATTTATCATTAAAAGCAAAAGATCTATCTAAAAAATATAAAAATAAATTTACTATTACATGTTTAGATAAAAATAAAATGTATGATTTAGGTATGCATGCATATTTAGCAGTAAGTAGTGGTTCTAATAATCCTCCATATATGTCTATAATTAAATATTTAAATGCTAAAAATATTAATAATAAACCGATTGTACTAATTGGAAAAGGAGTTACTTTTGACTCTGGAGGAATTTCTATAAAACCTTCAAAAAATATGCATGAGATGAAATATGATATGTCTGGAGCGGCTGTTGTTTATGGAATATTAATTATGGCTGCTGAATTAAATTTACCTTTAAATATTATAGGAATTTTAGCTGGTTGTGAAAATATGTTGGATGGAAAATCATTTAGACCTGGAGATATTATCACTACTATGTCTGGAAAAACAGTAGAAATATTAAATACTGATGCTGAAGGACGTTTAATATTATGTGATGTTTTAACATATGTAAAACGTTTTTCTCCTAATATAGTTATTGATATTGCTACTTTAACAGGAGCATGTGTTATTGCATTAGGAAATGATATTACTGGATTATTTTCAAATAATGAAGATTTATCTAAAAATTTAGAAAAAGCTAGTTATCAAACAAATGATCAAGTTTGGAGATTACCTTTATTTAAAAAATATGAAAAACATTTATATTCAAATGTTGCAGATTTTTCTAATATTGGAAGTCAAGGAGCAGGTGCGATAACAGCAGCTTGTTTTTTATCTAAATTTGCAAAAAAATATAATTGGGCACATTTAGATATAGCTGGTACTGCTTGGAATTCTTTTAATAATACAGGATCTACAGGACGTCCTGTTGAACTGTTATCTCAATTTTTATTAAATATGTGTCAAATTAAAAAAAATTAA
- the pyrI gene encoding aspartate carbamoyltransferase regulatory subunit, producing the protein MQINKLQVEAIKCGSVIDHIPSQIGFKLLSLFRFTETDERITIGFNLPSKKLGKKDIIKIENTFLSADQINQLAIYSPCATVNYIDEYNLVGKILPTLPKKINRLVCPNSNCISHSNCITSSFIFIKKINNDINLKCKYCEKEFSKNIVLSYN; encoded by the coding sequence ATGCAAATAAATAAACTTCAAGTAGAGGCTATAAAATGCGGTAGTGTTATTGATCATATTCCTTCCCAAATTGGATTTAAATTATTATCTTTATTTAGATTTACAGAAACAGATGAAAGAATTACTATAGGATTTAACTTACCTTCAAAAAAATTAGGAAAAAAAGATATTATTAAAATTGAAAATACATTTTTAAGTGCAGATCAAATTAATCAGCTAGCTATTTATTCACCATGTGCTACAGTTAATTATATTGATGAATATAATTTAGTAGGTAAAATACTCCCGACTTTACCTAAAAAAATTAATCGTTTAGTTTGTCCTAATAGTAATTGTATTAGTCATAGTAACTGTATAACTTCTAGTTTTATTTTTATTAAGAAAATTAATAATGATATAAATTTAAAATGTAAATATTGTGAAAAAGAATTTTCTAAAAATATAGTTTTATCTTATAACTAA
- a CDS encoding DEAD/DEAH box helicase, with translation MTHTEKKFSFRSLNPFIIKSLDEMGYIKPSPIQSSCIPLLLQGQDVLGMAQTGSGKTAAFSLPLLHNLKVSLKAPQILVLAPTRELAVQVAEAFSVFSKYMEGVNVLPLYGGQRYELQLRALKTGPQIVVGTPGRLLDHLKRGTLNLSNLHALVLDEADEMLRMGFIEDVETIMSKIPKKHQTALFSATMPEIIRRISKRFMKNPKEIKIKSNITTRPDIKQSYWLVYGKKTDALIRFLEVEEFSATIIFVKTKSATLEVSEALEKHGYNSAALNGDMNQALREQTLERLKNGRLDILIATDVAARGLDVDRISFVINYDIPMDSESYIHRIGRTGRAGRAGRALLFVEHRERRLLRNIERIINQSIPEVQLPKIELLCEKRLQQFSKKIQQQLESKDLDEYSALLDKLYSPNDLDIKTLAAALLKMAQGGRPLIIKKDILKRPDKEKFYKDDRRKEEYKNYRNRYYDRKDIDLYRIDVGRNDGIEVRHIVGAIANEGNINSRNIGNIKLFTSHATIELPKGLSKELLKNLMKTKILNKSINIKLLRDTRYYQNRIYNRNNFNKDINNNRRIFEKRLHNKSNIVKNEKKSFFSRRKNI, from the coding sequence ATGACTCATACTGAAAAAAAATTTTCTTTTCGTAGTTTAAATCCTTTTATTATTAAATCCCTAGATGAAATGGGATATATTAAACCGTCACCTATTCAATCATCTTGCATTCCGTTACTTTTACAAGGCCAAGATGTATTAGGTATGGCTCAAACTGGAAGTGGTAAAACAGCTGCTTTTTCTTTACCATTATTACATAATTTAAAAGTTAGTTTAAAGGCACCTCAAATTTTAGTATTAGCTCCTACAAGAGAATTAGCTGTTCAAGTAGCTGAGGCTTTTTCTGTATTTTCTAAATATATGGAAGGTGTTAATGTATTACCATTATATGGAGGACAACGATATGAGTTGCAATTACGTGCATTAAAAACTGGGCCTCAAATTGTTGTTGGAACACCAGGTCGTTTATTAGATCATTTAAAACGAGGTACTTTAAATTTATCTAATTTACATGCATTAGTTTTAGATGAAGCAGATGAAATGTTAAGAATGGGATTTATAGAAGATGTAGAAACGATTATGTCAAAAATCCCTAAAAAACATCAGACTGCTTTATTTTCAGCAACAATGCCAGAAATAATACGTCGTATTTCAAAACGTTTTATGAAAAACCCTAAAGAAATTAAAATTAAATCTAATATCACTACACGACCAGATATTAAACAGAGTTATTGGTTAGTATATGGTAAAAAAACAGATGCTTTAATTCGTTTTTTAGAAGTAGAAGAATTTTCTGCTACAATTATTTTTGTAAAAACGAAAAGTGCTACTTTAGAAGTCTCCGAAGCTTTAGAGAAACATGGGTATAATAGTGCTGCATTGAATGGTGATATGAATCAAGCTTTACGTGAACAAACGTTGGAACGTTTAAAAAATGGTCGATTAGATATTTTAATTGCCACGGATGTTGCAGCAAGAGGTTTAGATGTAGATAGAATTAGTTTTGTAATTAATTATGATATTCCTATGGATTCTGAATCTTATATACATCGTATTGGGCGTACAGGTCGAGCGGGTCGAGCAGGTCGAGCATTATTATTTGTTGAGCATCGTGAACGTCGATTATTACGTAATATTGAACGTATAATTAATCAATCTATTCCGGAAGTACAATTACCAAAAATTGAATTATTATGTGAAAAGCGTCTTCAACAATTTTCAAAAAAAATACAACAACAATTAGAAAGTAAAGATTTAGATGAATATAGTGCATTATTAGATAAATTATATTCTCCAAACGATTTAGATATTAAAACGCTTGCTGCAGCTTTATTAAAAATGGCTCAAGGTGGTCGTCCATTAATTATTAAAAAAGATATATTAAAACGTCCTGATAAAGAAAAATTTTATAAAGATGATCGTAGAAAAGAAGAATATAAAAACTATCGAAATCGTTATTATGATCGAAAAGATATTGATTTATATCGTATTGATGTTGGTCGAAATGATGGAATTGAAGTTCGTCATATAGTTGGTGCAATTGCGAATGAAGGAAATATAAATAGTCGAAATATTGGAAATATAAAATTATTTACTTCACATGCTACTATTGAACTACCGAAAGGTTTATCTAAAGAATTATTAAAAAATCTTATGAAAACTAAGATTTTAAATAAATCTATAAATATAAAATTATTACGAGATACAAGATATTATCAAAATAGAATTTATAATCGAAATAATTTTAATAAAGATATAAATAATAATCGTCGTATTTTTGAAAAACGTTTACATAATAAATCGAATATTGTTAAAAATGAAAAAAAATCATTTTTTTCACGTCGTAAAAATATTTAA
- the argF gene encoding ornithine carbamoyltransferase produces MNYLYQRNFLRLLDFSNLELNYIIKLSKKLKKVKKNNKEIQLLKKKNIALIFEKESTRTRCSFEVAAFDQGAHVTYLGPGSTHLGTKESIEDTAKVLGLMYDGIEYRGHNHKTIEILAKYANVPVWNGLTKKFHPTQIIADLLTIREVLPEKEFFEIKCAYIGDSSNNIANTLLEAATILDIDLRLISPKKYWPEKEIFNICQEKAKKNKNHIICTDNLKKGLNSVDFIYTDVWVSMGEPENIWEERIKLLKKYQVNQNTINMTNNPNVKVLHCLPALHDKKNNLVKSILDKYNLKNGIEITDNIFQKYQNIIFKQAENRLHTIKAIIISSLIKIITL; encoded by the coding sequence ATGAACTATCTTTATCAACGTAATTTTTTGAGATTATTAGATTTTTCTAATTTAGAATTAAACTATATTATTAAATTATCCAAAAAATTAAAAAAAGTAAAAAAAAATAACAAAGAAATACAATTATTAAAAAAAAAAAATATTGCTTTAATTTTTGAAAAAGAATCAACTCGTACACGATGCTCATTTGAAGTAGCAGCATTTGATCAAGGTGCTCATGTTACTTATCTCGGTCCAGGAAGTACTCATCTTGGAACAAAAGAATCAATTGAAGATACAGCAAAAGTATTAGGTCTTATGTATGATGGAATTGAATATCGAGGGCATAACCATAAAACAATAGAAATTTTGGCAAAATATGCTAATGTTCCAGTATGGAACGGATTAACTAAAAAATTTCACCCTACTCAAATAATTGCAGATTTATTAACAATAAGGGAAGTTCTACCCGAAAAAGAATTTTTTGAAATTAAATGCGCATATATTGGAGATTCGAGCAATAATATAGCAAATACATTGTTAGAAGCTGCAACTATTTTAGATATAGATTTACGTTTAATATCACCAAAAAAATATTGGCCTGAAAAAGAAATCTTTAATATTTGTCAAGAAAAAGCAAAAAAAAATAAAAATCATATTATATGTACTGACAATCTTAAAAAAGGTTTAAATAGTGTGGATTTTATCTATACTGATGTCTGGGTATCTATGGGTGAGCCTGAAAATATATGGGAAGAAAGAATCAAATTATTAAAAAAATATCAAGTTAATCAAAATACTATAAATATGACTAATAATCCTAATGTCAAAGTATTACATTGTCTTCCAGCTTTACATGATAAAAAAAATAATTTAGTAAAGTCTATACTTGATAAATATAATTTAAAAAATGGTATAGAAATTACAGATAATATTTTTCAAAAATATCAAAATATAATTTTTAAACAAGCTGAAAATAGATTGCATACTATAAAAGCTATTATTATATCTAGTTTAATTAAAATAATTACGCTTTAA
- a CDS encoding Rid family detoxifying hydrolase yields MNIIINTKKSPQPIGPYSQAIKFDNFLIVSGQIPINIKSEYIPKNIDEQTDIVLNNIKSILIESGYKINNIIKITIYTTNLKKIQIINEIYKNFFLKHKSTFPTRSCVEVKALPRNVQIEMDTIAYKKNNKTFS; encoded by the coding sequence ATGAATATTATTATAAATACAAAAAAATCTCCTCAACCTATAGGTCCATACTCACAAGCTATAAAATTTGATAATTTTCTAATTGTATCCGGACAAATACCTATTAATATAAAATCTGAATATATACCAAAAAATATTGATGAACAAACAGACATAGTATTAAATAATATAAAATCTATTCTTATAGAATCTGGATATAAAATTAATAATATTATTAAAATAACTATCTACACTACAAATTTAAAAAAAATTCAAATAATTAATGAAATATATAAAAATTTTTTTTTAAAACATAAATCAACTTTTCCTACTAGATCTTGTGTAGAAGTAAAAGCATTACCAAGAAATGTTCAAATTGAAATGGATACTATTGCATATAAAAAAAATAATAAAACATTTTCTTAA